In one Camelus dromedarius isolate mCamDro1 chromosome 31, mCamDro1.pat, whole genome shotgun sequence genomic region, the following are encoded:
- the UNC119B gene encoding protein unc-119 homolog B isoform X1, translating to MSGSNSKAASAGSAAGPGALVAGKEEKKKAGGGVLNRLKARRQAPHHAADDGIGAAVTEQELLALDTIRPEHVLRLGRVTESYLCKPEDNVYSIDFTRFKIRDLETGTVLFEIAKPCVSDQEEEEEEAGGDMDASAGRFVRYQFTPAFLRLRTVGATVEFTVGDKPVSNFRMIERHYFRERLLKTFDFDFGFCIPSSRNTCEHIYEFPQLSEDVIRLMIENPYETRSDSFYFVDNKLIMHNKADYAYNGGQ from the exons ATGAGCGGGTCGAACTCCAAGGCTGCGTCCGCGGGCTCGGCGGCTGGGCCGGGGGCGCTGGTGGCTGgcaaggaggagaagaagaaggcgGGCGGCGGCGTCCTGAATCGGCTGAAGGCGCGGCGGCAGGCGCCCCACCACGCGGCGGACGATGGCATCGGGGCAGCGGTCACGGAGCAGGAGCTGCTGGCCCTGGACACCATCCGGCCCGAGCACGTCCTGCGCCTCGGCCGGGTCACCGAGA gTTATTTGTGTAAACCTGAAGACAACGTCTACAGTATTGATTTCACTCGCTTCAAAATTCGAGATTTGGAGACAGGGACAGTGCTTTTTGAGATTGCCAAGCCTTGTGTTTCAG accaggaggaggaggaggaagaagcaggAGGAGACATGGATGCCAGCGCAGGCCGCTTTGTCCGCTACCAGTTCACACCAGCATTTCTCCGCCTCCGGACCGTGGGGGCCAC GGTGGAGTTCACGGTGGGAGACAAACCTGTGTCAAACTTCCGGATGATCGAACGGCACTATTTCCGGGAACGCCTGCTGAAAACCTTTGACTTTGATTTCGGCTTCTGCATCCCCAGCAGTAGGAACACTTGTGAACACATCTATGAGTTTCCCCAGCTTTCTGAGGATGTCA TTCGTCTGATGATTGAAAATCCCTATGAGACCCGTTCTGACAGCTTCTACTTCGTCGACAACAAGCTGATAATGCACAACAAGGCTGACTATGCCTATAACGGGGGCCAGTAG
- the UNC119B gene encoding protein unc-119 homolog B isoform X2, which translates to MSGSNSKAASAGSAAGPGALVAGKEEKKKAGGGVLNRLKARRQAPHHAADDGIGAAVTEQELLALDTIRPEHVLRLGRVTENQEEEEEEAGGDMDASAGRFVRYQFTPAFLRLRTVGATVEFTVGDKPVSNFRMIERHYFRERLLKTFDFDFGFCIPSSRNTCEHIYEFPQLSEDVIRLMIENPYETRSDSFYFVDNKLIMHNKADYAYNGGQ; encoded by the exons ATGAGCGGGTCGAACTCCAAGGCTGCGTCCGCGGGCTCGGCGGCTGGGCCGGGGGCGCTGGTGGCTGgcaaggaggagaagaagaaggcgGGCGGCGGCGTCCTGAATCGGCTGAAGGCGCGGCGGCAGGCGCCCCACCACGCGGCGGACGATGGCATCGGGGCAGCGGTCACGGAGCAGGAGCTGCTGGCCCTGGACACCATCCGGCCCGAGCACGTCCTGCGCCTCGGCCGGGTCACCGAGA accaggaggaggaggaggaagaagcaggAGGAGACATGGATGCCAGCGCAGGCCGCTTTGTCCGCTACCAGTTCACACCAGCATTTCTCCGCCTCCGGACCGTGGGGGCCAC GGTGGAGTTCACGGTGGGAGACAAACCTGTGTCAAACTTCCGGATGATCGAACGGCACTATTTCCGGGAACGCCTGCTGAAAACCTTTGACTTTGATTTCGGCTTCTGCATCCCCAGCAGTAGGAACACTTGTGAACACATCTATGAGTTTCCCCAGCTTTCTGAGGATGTCA TTCGTCTGATGATTGAAAATCCCTATGAGACCCGTTCTGACAGCTTCTACTTCGTCGACAACAAGCTGATAATGCACAACAAGGCTGACTATGCCTATAACGGGGGCCAGTAG